The genomic window AAAATCAGTCGAACTCCGCGTCTTGACTTCAGCAAAAACAATGTACCGATCGTACGCTGCGATAATATCCACCTCAGCCTTGCCGTAAAACCAGTTTGTATGCAGTATTTTATAACCTTTATCCATCAAAAACCGGGTGGCTATCTCCTCTCCTTTACGTCCGGTTTGATTGTGAAGAGCCATTATTTAACAATTACCGATCCTAAAAAACTGGAAATCCCCTTCTCAACTTCCTTCACACGCATATAACGCTGCATCAGGATGGCCTGGTTATCTTCATTTGTTTCCTGCTGAATCTCATCCCTGATAGAACGGAGTATCCTGTCGACCTTCCTTTTTTTCAAATGGAAGATACCTCCCAGTATTGTGGCCCGCATATTCTCAGTCTCATTCTTGACGTAAATTTTCCGTTTAGCGAACCAGTTCTCACTTAGAACGTACGGTGAGGATACAACTGAGATCGCAAGCTCAGTAATTTTTTCGTCGGCACTTTTTATAAAATCCTGAATGGTAGGAAGCTCACCCAATTCCATCCTCCTGCTATATTCATCAATGACGGCTTTGCATGCAGGATCATCAAATGTAACGTCGGCAAGGTTCGAAATAACATAAGGAGCAATATACGTGTCGGTGATGCCATCCCAATGCACCAGCTCATGGCCATAATTAAGAAGTAAGCGTACTATCTCTTTTTCCTGTACCTCATCCGAATCTTTGGTTCCCGCTATCTCAGGATACATCTCATCCGGTGGAGGAAGAGGTTCAGGTGCATCATGTCGCGGATCCTTCTTGCTCTTGCCAAGCCTTAGCTTGTTCAGCTCTGCGATCAGGATCCGTTCCTCCATCTGCAGCAGCGAGCTGCACTCCCTGATAAATACCGAAGCCTTAATTCCGTCGGGGATCTTTGCGATACTTTCAACCACATCATGGATCACTCCCGCTTTCTTTATTGGGTCGGAACCAGCTTCCTTCAAAAGGATAGAAGTCTTAAACAGAATAAAGTCTTTCTGATTCTTCTCAATATATGTCTTAAAGGCAGAGCTTCCAATCTTATGAACATAAGAATCCGGATCATGCCCATCGGGAAATAGTACGACCTTCACGTTCAGGCCTTCTTCCAGAATCATATCAAGCCCTCTTAATGAAGCTTTGATTCCCGCTGCGTCGCCATCATAAAGAATGGTAATGTTCTTTGTAAACCGGCCAATAAGCCTCACCTGTTCTGTCGTCAGAGACGTACCCGACGAAGCCACAACATTCTCTATCCCGGCCTGATGTACGGATAGAACGTCGGCATAGCCTTCTACAAGGTAACAGTTATCCAGATCCCTGATGGCCTTCTTCGCAAAGAAAAGACCGTAAAGGACGTTCGACTTATGATAGATCTCACTTTCTGGTGAGTTCACATATTTAGGAACACTTTTATCCGTTTTAAGCGTACGCCCGCCAAATCCAATGATCCGCCCCGTGAAATTATGTATCGGAAACATCACCCTCGCCCGGAAGCGATCATAAAGCTTCCCTTTATCATTTCGAATCGCAAGCCCGGTATCTTCCAGGACACTTTCCTTAAAACCTTCGGCTAGCGTTTTTTCAATAAGTGCGTCCCACGAGCCCGGAGAATAGCCCAGTTCAAACTTTTTAAGAATATCATCTCTGAAGCCCCTTTCACGGAAGTAACCGAGCCCGATAGTCTTCCCTTCTTCGGTTTCCCACATCGTCTCCCTGAAGAACTTAGCAGCTCTTGAAGAGATGACATAGAGATTTTCGCGACGGTTGTCAGATTCCTGTTGTTCGGGCGACTGCTCAATTTCTTCAATTTCTATCCGGTATTTATTCGCCAGAAACTTAAGAGCCTCAGGATAGGAGTACTTCTCATGGTCCATGATAAAGCGAAGAGAATCCCCACCCTTACCACAGCCAAAACATTTATAAATGCCCTTACCAACAGACACGTGGAAGGACGGTGTTTTCTCATCATGAAACGGACAAAGGCCTATCAGACTTGTCCCCCTTTTTTTAAGGTCTACAAAATCGCCAACTACCTCTTCTATTCGCGCGGCTTCAAGTATCTTATCAACGGTTTCTTTAGCGATCATAACAAAGAATCAAAAATAAGAGACATTAGCAGTATGCACAACCTTTAAGACATAATTATGAACTATCATGGGGAGCCGGCCGAATAAACAGTCTCCCGAGCTACTTCTCTTTTTTATAGCTTTTATGAAGAATCAGGAAACTGGCCCGTTCCTCTTTCTTGAAAGGAATGTCCCAGTTGCCCTGGTAACTGATTTTCGTGGGCAAAAGAGTTTCTCCATCATCAAAATAACCCATTTCGATATTCATTTTAACGTCGAAATCAAAGGCAAGATTATCATACTGCATCTCTACAGATCGTCCCATAATCTGTAAAGTACGCTTATCAAATATCGTATTTAACTCTTTGATCATGAGTCCGTCCTTCGTCCAGCCTGAAAGGTCCGGCTTTACTTTAACCCTGAAGGTATAAACGGGTATAGAATCAAGATATGTTCCGCTATAAAATGAATAGTCATAGTACTGCCGCATGTTGGCGCTAAAGATCTGCGTTTTGTTTCCAATAAAAGGAACACCTTTTATCGGTCGTCCGGGACTAAAAAGTAAGGTTTTAAGCTTGTCCTTATAAGATTCATTACTTCCTCCCTTTGCTTTTGTGGTAGCACCACCTGAAGCAACAAAATCAGAATTATAAGCATTCATAAAGATGTAGTCGAACATCTCCACAGTATAAAGCTGGTACTTACCGTTCTTTTTAAGCAGCTTACCACTATCCTGCTTCACCAGGAATTGCATTTTATAAGGGCCATTATTGTTGTGAAATATCTTACGATAGATCCTTCCTTCTATCCTGTTTTTCTTATCATAGGTGAATACACGATTTTCAGCAGTAAAGCTATATCGCTTCATCTGTCGGAAAGCTTCGTAAAAACTGGTATCACTAACAATTTTGTTTATAAATGTCTGTACGTTAATTCGCTCGGCCTTTATATTAACTGCAGAATCAAGCCTCACGGTAAGTACAGTATCCGGATTAAACCGTTTAACCTCCTGGGCCATGCCAATAACAGCAATCGTCAAAAAAAACAAAACCAGAGTCAGCAATCTTAAAGGCATAAGCTTACGGTAAATGTACATGTTATCTAAAATTATATGTCAAAGCCTAACGTCCTCATCTTTCTATTCCAATTTTGCGAGCTCCCGGCATTCTGTATCAGGCAACTGTAGCCCACGCAATTCCCGCTCTGTACATTTAGCCTTCACCCTTGAACATTAAACATTGAACCTTCAACTTTGAACTAACAATTCACATCCCGCCTAGTTTCCCAATCGCTTCAAGGCAATATAAGCCATTAATCCAGTACTAATTGCAAGAGCATCCTCGTCAATATCGAAGGTAGAAGTATGAACAGAAGAAGTGATCCCTTTAGCTTCGTTGCGTATTCCCAGCCGGTAAAAGCAGGAATCAGCCGCCTGCGAATAATAAGCAAAGTCTTCAGCCGCCATCCAGATATCCAGATCCAATACATTCTCTTTACCAAGGTAATCTTCAGCAAACCCACGGACCATGGCTGTCAGCTTTTCCTCATTCACCAAAAAGGGATAACCATTCATTATATGAAAATCGCAGCTACCGCCCATACTTTCAGCTATGCCTTCAGCGATCTTTTTCATCCGCTTATGAGCTTCAGCACGCCAGGCTTCATCCAGCGTCCTAAAGGTACCTTCAAGTTTCACCTCGTCGGGAATAACATTAGTAGCGCCATTGGCAATCACCTTTCCGAAAGACAATACCGTAGGGAGCTTTGGATCGGCAATGCGGCTAACCACCTGCTGCAGGGCCACGATGATATGAGCCGATATCAAAACCGGATCAATATTCTGTTGCGGCTGCGCTCCATGCCCGCCTTTACCTTTAACTGTAAGGTATAATTCATCTGTGGAAGCCATATATTTTCCCGGACGGATGCCGATCTTCCCGGCATCAATCAAGGGCATTACATGTTGACCGATGACTGCATGAGGTTTGGGATTCTCAAGTACCCCTTCTTTTATCATTATACTAGCACCTCCGGGAAGCTTCTCTTCAGCTGGCTGAAAGATCAGTTTTACAGTGCCGCCAAACTCATCCCTTACAGTCTGAAGGATCCGTGCCGTACCAAGAAGCGACGATGTATGTACATCATGCCCGCAAGCATGCATGACACCGGGGTTGATCGATTTATAGGGAACATCATTGCTTTCTGTGATCGGCAAAGCATCCATATCAGCACGGAGAGCAATTACCTCTTCCGAAGGTTTACTGCCCCTGATCAAAGCGACAATGCCCGTATCAGCCATTGACTGCCATGAAATTCCAAGCTCATCGAGATAGGCCTTCACAAAGGCTGAAGTCTGATACTCCTGAAATGACAATTCAGGGTTTGAATGCAGAAAACGGCGATGGTTTATAACATCGCCGTGTATCTTTCCGGATAATTCCCGGATCTTATCTTTTAACATGCTTTTATTCTATACCCGCACCGTGACAGTTTTTATATTTTTTTCCACTTCCGCACGGACAAGGGTCGTTTCTTCCTATCTTCTGTTCATGCCTGACAGGCATCTGTTTCTGAAGTTCACGCGTATCCTCCATTGGCACTGCCCCGCCTTCACCTGCAACTGTAGCAAGTTGTGGTTTTGATACCTTTAGTTTTGACATATCCTGTTTAGGCTGAGGCCTCGCTTCGCGTACTTCTTCAGATTGCTGTACCGGAATACCTCCCTTAAACAGGAAGCTTACGATATCTTTATTAACAGAAACCAACATCTGCTTAAACAGGTTGAAGGCTTCCATTTTATAGATCACCAGGGGATCTTTCTGTTCGTAAACCGCGTTTTGCACCGACTGCTTTAATTCGTCCATCTCACGCAGATGTTCTTTCCATGCATCATCAATCAGCGCAAGAACAACTGTCTTTTCAAACGCCCTGGATACTTCACGGCCGTTGCTTTCTACTGCTTTCTTAAGATTAGCAGCCACCTGTATAGATCTCACACCATCAGTAAACGGAACAATAATATTTTCGATAAACTCCCCTCTTTCACTGAATACCTGTTTCAATACAGGAAGCGCCTGCTGCGATATTGCTTCATTTTTACGCTGATAATATTCAGTAACCTTATCGAAAACGAGATCGGTTAGTTTCGCGATAGAGTTATCGGCGAACGTCTTTTCGTCTATCTCTGAATCTACCGAAAACACCCGTATCACTTCCAACTGAAAGCCTTCAAAGTTTCCTGTCTCTTTATATTCAGTTACAATATCCTCGGCGGTATCATAGAAAGAATTGTTGAGATCGACTTCCAGGCGCTCGCCATACAACGCATTTCTGCGTTTAGCGTATACCACAGTCCTTTGCGAGTTCATCACGTCGTCGTACTCCAGCAAACGCTTACGTATACCAAAGTTGTTTTCCTCTACTTTCCTTTGAGCACGCTCAATAGAACGGGTGATCATAGAGTGCTGGATAACTTCGCCTTCTTCAATTCCCATCCGAAGCATGATATTGGCGATCCGCTCAGAACCAAATAAACGCATCAGGTTATCTTCCAGGGACACAAAGAACTGTGACGAACCTGGATCACCCTGACGTCCGGCACGACCACGTAACTGACGGTCAACACGGCGGGACTCATGTCGTTCAGTGCCTACGATTGCTAAACCACCTGCTTCCTTAACGTTAGGGCCAAGCTTTATGTCGGTACCACGACCTGCCATGTTCGTGGCTATCGTAACTGTACCAGCCAAACCGGCTTCGGCAACAATATCTGCTTCCTTCTGGTGCAATTTGGCATTCAGCACATTGTGCTTAACCCCACGCAGTTTAAGCATACGACTTAGCAGCTCAGAAATTTCAACAGACGTGGTACCTACCAGTACCGGTCGTCCTGCTTGGGTCAATGCCGTGATTTCCTCCACTACGGCATTGTATTTTTCACGCATGGTGCGATAAACTTTATCCTCCATGTCCTTACGCGAAGTAGGGACATTCGTTGGGATCTCTACAACATCCAGCTTATATATCTGCCATAACTCGCCAGCTTCCGTTACCGCGGTACCGGTCATCCCTGCAAGCTTATGATACATTCTGAAATAATTCTGAAGTGTAATCGTAGCATATGTTTGGGTAGCATCTTCTACCTTTACATTTTCCTTCGCTTCAATGGCCTGGTGCAGTCCGTCGGAGTAGCGGCGGCCATCCATAATACGACCTGTCTGCTCGTCCACAATCTTCACCTTTCCCTCGTCAATAATATACTCGATATCTCTTTCAAAAAGAGTATAAGCCTTTAATAACTGGTTTACAGAGTGGATCCGCTCAGACTTCACCGAAAAATCGCGCATCAATTCGTCCTTACGTGCAATTTTCTCCTCTGTTGAAAGAGCTGATTTCTCAATTTCAGCGATCTCAGTACCAACATCGGGCATTACAAAGAAACCCGGATCCTCCCCTGAAGCAGTGATCAGCTCAATTCCTTTTTCGGTAAGCTCTACCTGGTTATTCTTTTCATCAATAACAAAGAACAGCTCAGCATCCGCCTTAGGCATTTCCTTGTTCTGATCCTGCATATGATAGTTCTCACTCTTCATAAGGAGCTGCTTCATTCCCGGCTCACTAAGAAATTTGATGAGAGCTTTATTCTTCGGTAACCCCCGGTGTGCGCGGAGTAAAGCGAGCCCGCCTTCAGTAGGCCCTGTTTTACCTTCTTTAATAAGTTTTTTAGCCTCATTCAGCACATTGGTAACATAGTTTCTCTGAACATTTACCAGTCGTTCAATCCGCGGTTTCAGTTCGTAGAACTCATGCTCGTCGCCTTTTGGAATGGGTCCTGAAATAATCAGAGGAGTACGGGCATCATCAATAAGTACAGAGTCAACCTCATCCACCATCGCGAAATGCAACTTCCGCTGTACCTGATTCTCAGGTGCAAGGGTCATATTATCACGAAGGTAGTCAAAGCCAAATTCGTTATTGGTACCGAAGGTAATGTCGGCAAGATAAGCATTCCTGCGCGCCTCAGAGTTCGGCTGATGCCTGTCGATACAATCGACTGTTAACCCATGAAACTCAAAAAGAGGGCCATTCCACTCCGAGTCACGTCGTGCAAGGTAATCATTTACCGTCACGATATGTACACCCTGTCCGGCTAAAGCATTAAGATATGCAGGTAAGGTTCCAACGAGTGTTTTACCTTCCCCTGTTGCCATTTCGGAAATTTTACCCTGGTGCAATACGATACCGCCGATCAGCTGAACATCATAATGCACCATATTCCAGGTAACTGTATTACCTGCAGCGGTCCATGTATTATGGTAGATCGCTTTATCCCCCTGAATCACCACATTCGGTTTGCGCGATGCAAGTTCACGATCAGCCTGGGTAGCTGTAACTTCAATAGTTTTATTTTCGGTAAAGCGCCTCGCTGTATCTTTGACTACGGCAAATGCTTCCGGCAGAATTTCCATCAGCACTTTTTCGAGCTCCTTATCACGCTCCTTACCTAATTTATCTATTTGATCATAGATATCTGTCTTATTCTGTACTGATAATTCAGGATCTTCTGCCTTTGTCTTTAAGGAACTTACTTCTGCATCTATATCTGCAAGCGCTTCTTTAATCTTGTTTTTAAAGGTAACAGTTCTCTCCCTTAATTCGTCATTGCTTATAGCAGCCAGCTTCGCATACTCGGCTTTGATTTGCTCAACCAACGGCTGAATTAGCTTTATATCTCGCTCAGATTTACTTCCGAATAATTTACTTAAAAATCCTAACATTGTTTGTTCAATAAAATTCCTTTTGCTCAATAACTACGCCACCCACCCTCGAAAGACAATTTGGCATACAAGCGATCAAAATTAGTAAATTAAATAGAGAATTCGGGAGTTGATAATAGAAAAGGAGACTATAATCGCAACGATTTAACATTATCTTTGCGCTTATGAATATTCTTTTACTTGGTTCCGGCGGAAGAGAGAGCGCTTTTGCCTGGAAGATAACCCAAAGTCCTCTTTGCACTGCGTTGTTTATAGCGCCCGGAAATGCCGGCACCGGAGCCTACGGAACAAATGTAAACCTGAATGTTACTGATTTTCAGGGGATCGGAAATTTCGTATTACATAATGATATCAGTATGGTTGTCGTTGGCCCGGAAGAACCACTGGTAAAAGGGATTCATGATTATTTCCTCGCTGATGAGAAACTGAAAGCGATCCCGGTTATCGGCCCCGATCAGGAAGGAGCAAAGCTTGAAGGAAGCAAAAACTATTCGAAGGCCTTTATGCGCAGGCACTTCATTCCTACAGCTGCATCCGCTTCTTTTACAGAGCATTCTATTAACGAGGGTCTTGCATACCTTGAAACACAAAAGCTTCCCGTAGTTTTAAAAGCCGACGGACTAGCTGCCGGAAAAGGTGTGCTAATCTGCCAGACTCTTGAGGAAGCTCAGGCCGAGCTTATCGCTATGCTTGGGGGCAAGTTTGGCGAGGCCAGCAGCACGGTGGTAATTGAAGAGTTCATGAGCGGAATAGAACTGTCGGTATTTGTTCTCACCGACGGCCATTCGTACAAGATCCTTCCCGAAGCTAAAGATTATAAGCGCATTGGTGAAGGTGATACAGGGCTAAATACGGGCGGAATGGGATCTATATCCCCTGTTCCTTTTGCAGACGAAGCGTTCATGCAAAAAGTAGAAAATGACATTATCAAACCTACCATAGGCGGCTTAAAAATCGACCAAATCCATTATAAAGGATTCATCTTCATTGGTTTGATGAACGTAAATGGAGAACCTTTCGTTATAGAATATAACGTTCGTATGGGTGATCCTGAAACTGAAAGCGTTATTCCGAGAATAGAGAGCGACTTTCTCAATCTTCTTTTAGGAGTAGCCCAGGAGAACCTTGCAGAAAAAGAGTTAAAGATATCTCCTAAAACTGCTGCTACGGTGATGCTTGTAGCCAGCGGATACCCGGGAGAGTATCTTAAAGGGAACCCTATCGCGGGACTCGACAATATCCGCGATTCTCATGTCTTCCAAGCCGGAACCGTTTCTGACGGCAGTGAGATAAAGACTGCCGGGGGCAGGGTATTGGCGGTTACTTCAGTTCAGGACACGATGTTCGATGCTGTACAGCAAGCCGTAGCAGATGCAGGACGTATTTATTATGATGGCCGTTATTTCAGAACAGATATTGGCTTCGACCTGTTGTAGCTGTTTATGTTAGCCATCGCATATAGTCAAAGTCAAAAGCCGCAAATGAAATTTGCGGCTTTTGACTTTGACCTCTGAACTTTCAACTCTAAACTTTCAACTCTTAATTCAGTACTTCTGCGAGCTTGCGTTCCAGGTCTTCCCCACGAAGGTCCGTGGCAACGATCTTACCCTGAGGGTCAATTAAAAAGTTCTTTGGTATGCTCCTAACACCATACATTACAGCCACTTCATTTTGCCAAAACTTCAGGTCAGATACTTGAGTCCATGTCAGGCCGTCATCCTTAATCGCCTTTAACCATGCATCCTTCCCGTTTTGCCGGTCTAAAGAAATACCCAGAATGGTAAAGTTCTTGTCCTTATACTTGTTAAAAGCAGTTACTACATTCGGGTTTTCCTGGCGGCAAGGCCCGCACCACGAAGCCCAGAAATCCAGTAAAACATATTTTCCTTTGAAATCCGACAGTTTTACCGGCTTACCATCGGGGTCGTTCTGCGTAAAATCCATCGCCTGACTGCCGACAGCCGTTTTCTTCAAAGCCTCCATATTTTGAATCAGCGGCTTTAGCGACGCACTGCTTTTAAGAGCGGGAGAAAGACTGTTAATTAGAGATTCTATTTCCGCAGGATTCTGCGACTGTCCAGCCACGTTTCTCAAAGCGGTCAAACTAACATAACTCGAAGGATTATCCTGAATAAATTTCTTCAACACACCATTTTGTTCTTGCATCAGGGTTTCGTAGCGACCACGCAACGCCGTCATAAATTGTTCTGACTGCTTGCTCTCAGACGATGCAGCATTATACTCGCCGTTCAGGGCTGCCATCTTACTTTCAACCGGCTTTAACTGAGCGCTGAGCTTTTTGTTCTCTGCATTCGTTTTACCAGTCACCGTAGCTTTCGATAAAGAATCGGTACCGGATACTGTTACATCACCTTTTTCAATATAAAAGCGAAGCACATCCGGCTGGCTTTCCGGACGAACATTCTGCAAGCCTACTCCCTTGTTATCAAGCACCAAGACTCCGGTAACCGGCTCGGAAACCGACCCTTTAAAAGAAAACGAACCGTCCTTCAGTATGGCTGAGTCGGTAACCTGCGTTTCCGGGTTAGTTGAATACAGTAAAAACACCTTCGCCGGAGCATTATATTTCCCTACTTTGCCTTTAACCATAAAAGCGCCGTTCTGTGCAAATAACATGGCAGGAAACACCGCCATTGCAATTAATATTGTTCGTTTCATTCTGTAAATATATTAAGCAGAAACGAAAATTGTTGAAATTTAGTGTAATAGAAGTTCCGTATATCAGTCCCTGACGAAGAATCTTACGCTTATCGCTTCACAATCTAATTATTCCTATATTAGCATTATGCGTTCGTTGTCTCTCAAATTTGTCGCCATCTTTTCCTTCTCATTCATTTTTACTCATATGTCGGAAGCGCAGGAAGCTCATTATCAGATAAGGCAAGGCAAATATATCCTGACCCCTGCAGGTGCTTCTCACCTTGCGAAACTTCCTTTAAAATGCATGCAGCAGGAGTTCCCTTATAAAACCGGCATTACTTTCACCGACAGCGCCCTTTTAGGGAAACCCGCTTCTTATCATCCTGCATTTTATGGATGCTTCGACTGGCACTCAAGCGTACATGGACACTGGATGCTGGTACGCCTGCTGAAGCTGTTTCCTGACTTGCCCGAGGCCGCCGAAGCAAGAGAAAAATTAGCTCAGAACCTTTCGACCGAAAATATCAGCAGGGAAATTAAGATCTTCCAGTCAAAGGAGAATAAAGGATTAGAAAGAACCTATGGATGGGCCTGGCTGCTTCAGCTACAAAACGAACTTCTCAACTGGGACGACCCTTTGGGCAGGCAACTGAGCATGAACCTTAATCCACTGGCCCAACAATTATCCCTAATGTACCAGGAATATCTTCCGAAGATGGTTTATCCTATCAGAGTTGGCGAACACTCTAACCTGGCATTTGGACTGCGGCTGGCGTGGGATTATGCGGAAACCACAAAAGACCACTCCCTTAAAGCAGTTATAAAAGAAACGGCTCTCCGGTTTTATAAAGACGATAGCAACGCACCCATTGCCTGGGAACCAGGCGGTTCTGATTTTCTAAGTCCCTCCCTCGAAGAAGCCGATCTGATGTGGCGTATCCTTTCTCCAGCCGAATATCACACCTGGGTCGTTAAGTTTCTGCCATCCTTATTTCAACCGGAGATCAGCCTTGCGCCCGGGCAGGTAAAAGACCGCTCTGACGGAAAACTGGTACATCTCGATGGGCTGAACTTAAGCCGCGCATGGGACTTGTATGGCATTGCCAAGCACAGCAAAAAAAACAAGCAGGCCCTTCTTAACCTTGCAAACACTCACTTAAAGGCGGCATTACCTCATGTGGCCAGCGGTGATTACATGGGTGAACACTGGCTTGCGTCCTTTGCTGTTTATGCGCTTACCACGCAGTAAACTTTACTGCTTAGCCTCCTCCGTCCTGGGTGCAAATACAAAATGCACTTTACCATCCGCCAAAAGAAGTGAGGCATCAAAGCTATTGCCGGCTTTTGATTTAAAGCCTTTCAAAACTGAGGTACGCCCTTTTTCGATGAGTTCCATAATCTGGCTATCGGTCAATTGTTTACCCGACATGGTTCGCCATATCACAAAACTGCATCCACGCTGATAGCCGTTGCAGCTTACTGCTTTATCCCCAAAACGAAGAGCGCCCTTTTTACAGTGAGGACAAATTACTGCGCCTTCTTCAGGCTCCGGCTCAGCAATAAGGCCGGAGAGGCCTCTGCCTGCTTCCAGTAACTCGGATGTAATCGTGCGGGTATACTCCCTGATCTCATTTTTAAATTCTGCGACAGATCCGCCAGTCCTGATATCTTCGAGCCGTTTCTCCCATAGCCCGGTTAATTCTGCCTGGGCAATTTTCTTATCCTTCACAAGCTCGTAAACGGCCAAGCCCTTCTCTGTAGGCAAGAGCAGTTTCTTTTCCCGCTTTATATAGTCGCGTTTGATCAGAGTTTCGATGATAGACGCGCGGGTAGCCGGGGTGCCAAGTCCAGAGTTTTTCATTGCCTGCCGCAGTTCTTCGTCTTCTATTTCTTTTCCCGAAGTTTCCATC from Arcticibacter tournemirensis includes these protein-coding regions:
- the dnaG gene encoding DNA primase translates to MIAKETVDKILEAARIEEVVGDFVDLKKRGTSLIGLCPFHDEKTPSFHVSVGKGIYKCFGCGKGGDSLRFIMDHEKYSYPEALKFLANKYRIEIEEIEQSPEQQESDNRRENLYVISSRAAKFFRETMWETEEGKTIGLGYFRERGFRDDILKKFELGYSPGSWDALIEKTLAEGFKESVLEDTGLAIRNDKGKLYDRFRARVMFPIHNFTGRIIGFGGRTLKTDKSVPKYVNSPESEIYHKSNVLYGLFFAKKAIRDLDNCYLVEGYADVLSVHQAGIENVVASSGTSLTTEQVRLIGRFTKNITILYDGDAAGIKASLRGLDMILEEGLNVKVVLFPDGHDPDSYVHKIGSSAFKTYIEKNQKDFILFKTSILLKEAGSDPIKKAGVIHDVVESIAKIPDGIKASVFIRECSSLLQMEERILIAELNKLRLGKSKKDPRHDAPEPLPPPDEMYPEIAGTKDSDEVQEKEIVRLLLNYGHELVHWDGITDTYIAPYVISNLADVTFDDPACKAVIDEYSRRMELGELPTIQDFIKSADEKITELAISVVSSPYVLSENWFAKRKIYVKNETENMRATILGGIFHLKKRKVDRILRSIRDEIQQETNEDNQAILMQRYMRVKEVEKGISSFLGSVIVK
- a CDS encoding YraN family protein codes for the protein MALHNQTGRKGEEIATRFLMDKGYKILHTNWFYGKAEVDIIAAYDRYIVFAEVKTRSSTDFGQPEEFVSVSKQKRLQWAAEGYIYQHSYNGEIRFDIISVLFDSKGAFTLRHIEDAFWG
- a CDS encoding TlpA disulfide reductase family protein; translated protein: MKRTILIAMAVFPAMLFAQNGAFMVKGKVGKYNAPAKVFLLYSTNPETQVTDSAILKDGSFSFKGSVSEPVTGVLVLDNKGVGLQNVRPESQPDVLRFYIEKGDVTVSGTDSLSKATVTGKTNAENKKLSAQLKPVESKMAALNGEYNAASSESKQSEQFMTALRGRYETLMQEQNGVLKKFIQDNPSSYVSLTALRNVAGQSQNPAEIESLINSLSPALKSSASLKPLIQNMEALKKTAVGSQAMDFTQNDPDGKPVKLSDFKGKYVLLDFWASWCGPCRQENPNVVTAFNKYKDKNFTILGISLDRQNGKDAWLKAIKDDGLTWTQVSDLKFWQNEVAVMYGVRSIPKNFLIDPQGKIVATDLRGEDLERKLAEVLN
- the secA gene encoding preprotein translocase subunit SecA produces the protein MLGFLSKLFGSKSERDIKLIQPLVEQIKAEYAKLAAISNDELRERTVTFKNKIKEALADIDAEVSSLKTKAEDPELSVQNKTDIYDQIDKLGKERDKELEKVLMEILPEAFAVVKDTARRFTENKTIEVTATQADRELASRKPNVVIQGDKAIYHNTWTAAGNTVTWNMVHYDVQLIGGIVLHQGKISEMATGEGKTLVGTLPAYLNALAGQGVHIVTVNDYLARRDSEWNGPLFEFHGLTVDCIDRHQPNSEARRNAYLADITFGTNNEFGFDYLRDNMTLAPENQVQRKLHFAMVDEVDSVLIDDARTPLIISGPIPKGDEHEFYELKPRIERLVNVQRNYVTNVLNEAKKLIKEGKTGPTEGGLALLRAHRGLPKNKALIKFLSEPGMKQLLMKSENYHMQDQNKEMPKADAELFFVIDEKNNQVELTEKGIELITASGEDPGFFVMPDVGTEIAEIEKSALSTEEKIARKDELMRDFSVKSERIHSVNQLLKAYTLFERDIEYIIDEGKVKIVDEQTGRIMDGRRYSDGLHQAIEAKENVKVEDATQTYATITLQNYFRMYHKLAGMTGTAVTEAGELWQIYKLDVVEIPTNVPTSRKDMEDKVYRTMREKYNAVVEEITALTQAGRPVLVGTTSVEISELLSRMLKLRGVKHNVLNAKLHQKEADIVAEAGLAGTVTIATNMAGRGTDIKLGPNVKEAGGLAIVGTERHESRRVDRQLRGRAGRQGDPGSSQFFVSLEDNLMRLFGSERIANIMLRMGIEEGEVIQHSMITRSIERAQRKVEENNFGIRKRLLEYDDVMNSQRTVVYAKRRNALYGERLEVDLNNSFYDTAEDIVTEYKETGNFEGFQLEVIRVFSVDSEIDEKTFADNSIAKLTDLVFDKVTEYYQRKNEAISQQALPVLKQVFSERGEFIENIIVPFTDGVRSIQVAANLKKAVESNGREVSRAFEKTVVLALIDDAWKEHLREMDELKQSVQNAVYEQKDPLVIYKMEAFNLFKQMLVSVNKDIVSFLFKGGIPVQQSEEVREARPQPKQDMSKLKVSKPQLATVAGEGGAVPMEDTRELQKQMPVRHEQKIGRNDPCPCGSGKKYKNCHGAGIE
- the purD gene encoding phosphoribosylamine--glycine ligase; this translates as MNILLLGSGGRESAFAWKITQSPLCTALFIAPGNAGTGAYGTNVNLNVTDFQGIGNFVLHNDISMVVVGPEEPLVKGIHDYFLADEKLKAIPVIGPDQEGAKLEGSKNYSKAFMRRHFIPTAASASFTEHSINEGLAYLETQKLPVVLKADGLAAGKGVLICQTLEEAQAELIAMLGGKFGEASSTVVIEEFMSGIELSVFVLTDGHSYKILPEAKDYKRIGEGDTGLNTGGMGSISPVPFADEAFMQKVENDIIKPTIGGLKIDQIHYKGFIFIGLMNVNGEPFVIEYNVRMGDPETESVIPRIESDFLNLLLGVAQENLAEKELKISPKTAATVMLVASGYPGEYLKGNPIAGLDNIRDSHVFQAGTVSDGSEIKTAGGRVLAVTSVQDTMFDAVQQAVADAGRIYYDGRYFRTDIGFDLL
- a CDS encoding M20 metallopeptidase family protein codes for the protein MLKDKIRELSGKIHGDVINHRRFLHSNPELSFQEYQTSAFVKAYLDELGISWQSMADTGIVALIRGSKPSEEVIALRADMDALPITESNDVPYKSINPGVMHACGHDVHTSSLLGTARILQTVRDEFGGTVKLIFQPAEEKLPGGASIMIKEGVLENPKPHAVIGQHVMPLIDAGKIGIRPGKYMASTDELYLTVKGKGGHGAQPQQNIDPVLISAHIIVALQQVVSRIADPKLPTVLSFGKVIANGATNVIPDEVKLEGTFRTLDEAWRAEAHKRMKKIAEGIAESMGGSCDFHIMNGYPFLVNEEKLTAMVRGFAEDYLGKENVLDLDIWMAAEDFAYYSQAADSCFYRLGIRNEAKGITSSVHTSTFDIDEDALAISTGLMAYIALKRLGN